GACCTATGGAAATTCCTCTTCCCAGAATGATGAATAGCAAGCCGGCAGTCATCATAAAAATAAAAATACCGACAACGCGTGGAATGATTTTCGACAGTAGCCCAATCGCGATGAGTGCAGCGCTGGGAATCATCTCAAAAAACAATTCCAGTTGGAAACCATTTGCTTGCAACGAGCCGCTCAGTTCCAGCGATGAAAATAACATCATCATGAGGCCGACTGTTGTGATAACTCGCGAAGCGCCTTCCCGGTAGTTTTTCACCAGCAGTACATTGAATAACGCTTTGGTGGTGAGACCGACAAGGACCACGACATTGCACATCTCCCAAGTATGATCATTTGTACTGGCAAAGTACAATGCAGAAACAATCGTGCTCAGCATTACCATTGCAAACGCGAAATTACCGGAGCGGTAGTGAACGCTTAACTGCCACTCATCCAACTGTTTCCGGAAATAGGTAAAGGCTGCATGAATCGAGAAACGGATGTTCTGTAAAAGATTTGGATGAAAATCCTTGGCAATTACCATCACGAACAACGCCCGGGCAAGTACGCCAATTGCGACAACGAGAAAGAAAGCCAACCACCGGGTATCCTGTTGTACCAGATAGTAGGCAGCTAATAACAGTGCCGTCGTATTCGTTACCCCGTAAGCGATATTTCCGGAACGGTAATGAATTGTCATTTGGCGTTCATCGATCCGCTTCCGGTCGATGTTGAGGGAGGCCACCGTCGTCCGCAGTAAATAGGAGCCGACCAATAGAAACAACCACAACTGATTGTTCGTTGTGGCAAAGAGAATGAGCGCTAACGCGAAGTTTCCGGTAGCAACCCAGAAAATCCAATCTTTGTTACGCACGATCTTTATCCTCCAGGATGAATAAGTTTTCCACTTTCGTGCCCAACTTTTCTGCCAACAACAAAGCAAGTTTAATCGAGGGGAAGTAGTCGCCACGTTCGATGGCGACGATGGTCTGACGGGATACGCCAACCATATCCGCCAACTGCTGCTGGCTCAATTCGCCGTTTTCAAACCGATGTTTCCGGATTAGTGTTTTCATGTTCCAAATCGAGACTTGTTTGTAACAACTCTCAATATATGGGGTAGTTGACATTATGTCAAGTTCTCTTGACACAATGGTAACACAACTTGATATGGTGTGATAGACTGTATTATATATTCTATTGTTCGTTAAGAGCTTAGTTGATAGAGGAATAGTGTAACTAACCACTCAAAGAGGTGGTAGAATGTATCCGACTACTGCCAAAAGAAGACGTATACGCTCGCATCGCATGAACACGAGCGTGTTTGTGACGTTTCTTGGCTTCGTAGTCGGGATCGAGGTTGTTTTTACTGGATTGTCCAACTTGTATTAGATCACCTGCCGGTTCAGTTCTATCAGTACGTCGGTGAGACCGAAAACTTGAAGCGACGGCACCTTTGTTGTAAGAGACGAACGCGTTCACCGGTCTGGTCGATCAGAAAAAATCGCGGCGGACGAAACAAATCGTCGACCACCTCTGAAGATCGATAGTGCTATAGCGCTCATTAAAGATTATATGCTAAACCAAACCGGATGTCGGTGATTTCCCAATTATGATCGCCAGTCATCGGTTGGGCGGAAGTCATCGAGAATACCCCGCCAACTTGATTATCAATCAAGAAGCCGCCGAAGACATGAATGTTCCATGTCGAATGGTTCCAATACCATTTGTTTTTGTCCGATTCATTGGGGAAGAAGGGATTTGCTGTGAGAGAAGGAGTTGCAGCGGTACCGTCCTCGATTACCATGTTGTAGGGTTGGTATGACGCACCCACTCCTCCGCCTGCGATAAGCTTCAAAGGTGAGTCAAAACTGAATAAACGGCGGATTGTCGGTAAGCCAAAGATATTAATGTCGAGCGATGAGGATACTTCCGGCATATAGACCGAATACTTGATCGATTGTCCACTTGCCAGATTCTCGCGGTACTTGGCATGACGGTATCCGAAATGTCCGTTCATTGTGACCGCTTTCCGGAAATGGTACGATGTAAACCCGACGGTCGTCCCCTCGAGTTTCAGGTTTTTATCTTGCAATTCCATCGTCGTCGGACCGACATAGAGTACGGAAACTTCATTGCCATGATAGGGCAGCGGGTCGAAATCAATGTCGATGTCCGGAGAATCGATGTCGATATCGATATCGGTTGCCAATGCGCATCCCGCCAGCATCGCACACGCAAATACGAGGAAAATAAATCGGATTGACACAAGAAACTCCTTTCTTACGGGTAGCCGCAGGCTTCAGCCTGCGTCTCTCAAATCTACTTCA
This genomic stretch from bacterium harbors:
- a CDS encoding helix-turn-helix transcriptional regulator; this translates as MKTLIRKHRFENGELSQQQLADMVGVSRQTIVAIERGDYFPSIKLALLLAEKLGTKVENLFILEDKDRA